From a single Oreochromis niloticus isolate F11D_XX linkage group LG4, O_niloticus_UMD_NMBU, whole genome shotgun sequence genomic region:
- the snrnp25 gene encoding U11/U12 small nuclear ribonucleoprotein 25 kDa protein — MEEEQRACTAAAAGAAEGGGQSVKDEEEVKEEDVTDTAAQGGEEEDEDALPHSEILDIFEEGLARLVQDPLLCDLPIQVTLEEVNSQIALEYGQAMTVRVLKADSEVMPIVVVQNATVLDLKKAICRFMELKQQREGGVKHISWRYVWRTYHLVFQGEKLEDDKMRLKDYGIRNRDEVTFMKRLRKK; from the exons atggaggaggagcagagagcgtgtaccgctgctgctgctggagctgcAGAAGGAGGAGGACAATCGGTGAAGGATGAAGAAGAGGTAAAAGAGGAAGATGTGACAGATACGGCAGCTCAAGGcggagaggaggaagatgaggacgCTCTTCCTCATTCAGAAATCTTGGATATTTTCGAGGAAGGACTTGCTCGACTCGTGCAGGATCCTTTGCTCTGTGACCTGCCGATTCAG GTGACTCTGGAGGAGGTCAACTCTCAGATTGCTTTGGAGTACGGCCAGGCGATGACTGTAAGAGTCTTGAAAGCAGACAGTGAAGTGATGC CGATTGTGGTGGTGCAAAATGCTACGGTCCTTGATCTGAAGAAGGCTATTTGCAGATTTATGGAGCTAAAACAGCAACGCGAAGGCGGCGTGAAACACATCAGCTG GCGATATGTTTGGAGGACGTATCATTTAGTATTTCAGGGCGAGAAGCTCGAAGATGACAAGATGAGGCTTAAAGA CTATGGGATCAGGAACAGAGATGAAGTGACGTTCATGAAGAGACTcaggaaaaagtga
- the mrtfbb gene encoding MKL/myocardin-like protein 2 encodes MGLQTWPPIEPPFFPMACLDVETPSICRGKFKSVLQLCLQQRRSREQLVDQGIMPPLKAPAAFHEQIRSLERARTGTFLKHKLCSRPGRSELVRMHILQETHAEPSLQATQMKLKRARLTDDLNEKIAQRPGPMELVEKNILPVDPGVEEVNNGGSKVDRAKTPDTSNVYNFDEDSSDAFSPQHPASQHSPSSTSASPRESEEAALTSKTPIQHSPPPSSQSASDLDNPMPTSEQQSNLQSTQPQPVTTAVTCVTPGPVLVKQSLAKPPAEKSRSKKSKEPKPRVKKLKYHQYIPPDQKQELNEVPMDSAYARLLQQQQQFLQLQILSQQKQQQQQYNYQASKLNRPTTEVQTSCSNIAMSGNAASAPLQLHHMNRKPDHLPANLDEMKVAELKLELKLRSLPVSGTKTELIERLKLYQENSSIQTAAPIEAAISQTETPKLTPPVSPIASKVSNLGIEDNSMADSPTKLLSDAPAHHAPCMSSPQSAPHEECPMETKSHEQDSEKDKRLHEKERQIKELMRKLEQEQRLVEELKMQLEVEKRSQQGDSPSQLSPLHPVQVKEERRTPSNCTASCSSPGLPVLVKQEEPADQSHVTSPNQFILGHQTITQPESRQPAQAGPQILLPASLPASAATIQLPTKGIALHTGLIQASGLTPQKTEASAAIHQQCSTQTQPLAKTWRINTAAQNFLNTFPVSGCTAGASSGQALPKGPTNKPPCSSQSPNSLILQHAKFTNHVSKCKDPPRYEDAVKQKRSMLTAVQGPTAASQEMDDLFDVLLESGEISPYITQDPPNLDKLLVVTASVTTLPINTALSRPPPLVQVAKPPACVTSDSRLETLLEGALLPDTEAQKLKLMEELHSPGDTMEVDFNDNMSTSVLNMDNMDWLDLTLSVPAEEGHSLDVSVPVGVFSSDFLDSNELHLNWD; translated from the exons CCCTAAAAGCGCCTGCTGCCTTTCATGAGCAGATTCGCAGCCTGGAGAGAGCCAGG ACTGGGACCTTCCTGAAGCACAAACTCTGCAGCCGACCCGGGCGTTCTGAGCTGGTCCGTATGCACATCCTACAAG AGACACATGCAGAGCCCTCCCTGCAGGCCACACAAATGAAGCTGAAGAGGGCCAGACTGACTGATGATCTCAATGAGAAGATCGCCCAGAGGCCTGGACCCATGGAGCTGGTGGAGAAGAACATCCTGCCTGTGGACCCCGGTGTTGAGGAGGTTAATAATG GTGGCAGCAAGGTGGATCGTGCGAAGACACCTGACACTTCAAACGTGTACAACTTTGATGAGGACAGCAGCGATGCCTTTTCACCGCAACATCCTGCGAGCCAACACTCTCCCAGCTCCACATCGGCCTCGCCGCGGGAGTCTGAAGAGGCCGCTCTTACATCAAAAACTCCCATACAG CACTCCCCACCACCCAGCTCACAGTCTGCATCAGATTTAGACAACCCTATGCCGACCAGCGAGCAACAAAGCAACCTACAATCAACTCAACCTCAACCTGTCACCACTGCCGTCACCTGTGTTACACCGGGGCCAGTTCTTGTGAAG CAAAGCTTGGCTAAGCCTCCTGCTGAAAAAAGCCGCAGCAAAAAGAGCAAAGAGCCCAAACCACGAGTGAAGAAGTTGAAGTACCATCAGTATATTCCTCCGGACCAGAAACAAGAGCTTAATGAAGTGCCAATGGACTCTGCTTATGCCCGCCTcctgcagcaacagcagcagttcTTGCAGCTCCAGATCCTAAGCCAACagaagcagcaacagcagcagtacAATTACCAGGCCTCCAAGCTCAA CAGACCAACAACTGAGGTACAAACCAGCTGTTCTAACATTGCTATGAGTGGAAATGCTGCGTCTGCCCCTTTGCAGCTCCACCACATGAACCGCAAGCCGGATCATTTACCAGCTAATCTGGATGAGATGAAG GTAGCTGAGCTGAAATTGGAACTAAAGCTCAGATCTTTGCCTGTTTCTGGGACCAAGACCGAGCTGATCGAGAGACTAAAGCTGTATCAGGAGAACTCTAGCATCCAGACTGCTGCTCCCATCGAGGCAGCAATCTCACAGACAGAAACTCCTAAATTAACCCCGCCCGTGTCCCCTATTGCTTCTAAAGTGTCTAATCTGGGCATAGAAGATAATAGTATGGCAGACAGTCCAACAAAACTGCTTTCAGATGCTCCAGCCCATCATGCTCCCTGCATGAGCTCTCCACAGAGTGCGCCACATGAGGAGTGTCCCATGGAGACAAAGTCCCACGAGCAGGACTCTGAAAAGGACAAACGGCTGCATGAAAAGGAGCGTCAGATTAAGGAACTAATGaggaagctggagcaggagcaGAGGCTGGTGGAGGAACTGAAGATGCAATTGGAGGTGGAGAAAAGGAGTCAACAGGGAGACTCTCCATCTCAGCTCAGTCCTCTGCATCCCGTCCAGGTCAAAGAGGAACGCAGGACTCCGTCAAACtgcacagcatcctgcagctcTCCTGGTCTGCCAGTACTGGTCAAACAGGAAGAGCCTGCAGATCAGAGCCACGTAACCAGTCCAAATCAATTCATCCTCGGTCACCAGACCATCACACAGCCCGAATCCCGTCAGCCTGCGCAGGCCGGACCTCAGATCCTCCTGCCCGCATCCCTTCCTGCCTCAGCAGCCACTATCCAGCTCCCTACCAAAGGCATCGCATTACACACAGGCCTTATTCAGGCTTCTGGACTGACGCCACAGAAAACAGAGGCCTCAGCAGCAATACATCAGCAATGCAGCACTCAAACCCAGCCGCTGGCAAAG ACGTGGAGGATTAATACTGCGGCACAGAATTTTCTCAATACATTCCCAGTGAGTGGATGCACTGCAGGAGCTTCTTCAGGCCAGGCTCTTCCCAAAGGACCTACAAATAAG CCTCCCTGTTCCAGCCAGTCTCCAAACAGTTTGATCTTGCAGCATGCAAAGTTCACGAACCATGTGTCAAAGTGTAAAGACCCACCGCGCTATGAGGATGCAGTTAAACAGAAACGCAGCATGCTAACAGCTGTTCAG GGTCCCACTGCGGCCAGCCAGGAGATGGATGACCTGTTTGACGTGTTGCTGGAGAGTGGTG agATCTCCCCCTACATTACACAGGATCCTCCCAATCTGGATAAGCTTCTTGTGGTGACAGCTAGTGTAACCACCCTTCCCATCAACACAGCTTTATCCCGCCCTCCACCCTTAGTCCAGGTAGCAAAGCCGCCTGCGTGCGTGACCTCCGACTCCCGGCTGGAAACCCTCCTGGAGGGCGCACTGCTCCCTGACACAGAAGCACAAAAGCTGAAGCTGATGGAGGAGTTACATTCACCTGGGGACACCATGGAAGTGGATTTTAATGACAACATGTCCACCTCTGTTCTCAACATGGACAACATGGATTGGCTGGATCTCACTCTGTCTGTGCCAGCAGAGGAGGGTCACTCTTTGGATGTGTCAGTGCCAGTAGGCGTCTTCTCGTCTGACTTCCTGGACTCTAATGAACTGCACTTGAACTGGGACTGA
- the polr3k gene encoding DNA-directed RNA polymerase III subunit RPC10 encodes MLLFCPTCGNVLIVEEGQKCMRFACNTCPYVHNITRKVNNRKYPKLKEVDDVLGGAAAWENVDSTPETCPKCEHPRAYFMQIQTRSADEPMTTFYKCCNAQCGHRWRD; translated from the exons ATGCTTCTGTTCTGTCCAACCTGCGGGAACGTGTTAATCGTCGAGGAAGGGCAGAAGTGCATGAGATTCGCGTGTAACACCTGTCCCTACGTACATAACATCACACGAAAG GTAAATAACAGGAAGTATCCGAAGTTAAAGGAGGTGGATGATGTTCTGGGTGGAGCTGCTGCGTGGGAAAACGTGGACTCAACACCTG AAACGTGCCCGAAGTGCGAGCATCCTCGAGCATACTTCATGCAGATTCAGACCAGATCAGCAGACGAACCGATGACCACGTTCTACAAATGCTGCAACGCTCAGTGTGGACACCGATGGAGAGATTGA
- the LOC100712265 gene encoding cell death-inducing p53-target protein 1: MDLDSELKEIAAEMKHVSLKREQLKERKNILCIFQELRNRAEFGQTEEAVSTQKEIESIDEKLKELNEKQSELQKNYDNMLNATKNKQHKKVVSFTDKENIDSAAPPSPPPGSNIVYVVAPPTIPAPEVILELDKLPAAPCRTQCPECRQFITTETFSSVSSVTWLVCIMTALIGCAAGCCLIPFCMDRFKSTNHRCPKCRTLIKTIKKL, translated from the exons ATGGATTTAGACAGCGAACTAAAGGAGATAGCTGCTGAGATGAAACATGTCTCACTCAAAAGGGAACAACTTAAGGAGAGGAAAAACATTCTGTGCATATTTCAAGAGCTGAGGAATCGAGCCGAGTTTGGACAAACAG AGGAAGCAGTCTCTACTCAGAAGGAGATTGAGAGCATCGATGAGAAACTGAAGGAACTGAATGAAAAACAGTCCGAACTCCAGAAAAATTACGACAACATGCTCAATGccaccaaaaacaaacagcacaagAAAG TGGTCAGTTTCACAGACAAAGAGAATATAGATTCTGCTGCTCcgccttctcctcctcctggcTCTAATATCGTCTATGTTGTGGCTCCGCCTACTATCCCAG CCCCTGAAGTGATTCTGGAGCTGGACAAGCTCCCGGCAGCTCCGTGCAGGACACAGTGTCCAGAGTGTCGGCAGTTCATCACGACAGAGACGTTCTCCTCTGTCAGCAGTGTGACGTGGCTGGTGTGCATCATGACAGCTTTAATAGG ctgtgCGGCTGGTTGCTGCCTCATCCCTTTTTGCATGGATAGGTTCAAGTCTACCAACCACAGATGTCCTAAGTGCCGAACGTTAATCAAAACTATTAAAAAGCTCTGA